A region from the Aeromicrobium choanae genome encodes:
- the sucD gene encoding succinate--CoA ligase subunit alpha, with product MAIYLTSESKVIVQGITGGEGTKHTALMLKSGTNVVGGVNARKAGTTVKHVDADGNDVELPVFASVAEAIEKTGADVSVAFVPPAFTKDAVVEAIDAEIGLLVVITEGVPVQDTAEFWAYAQGKKTRIIGPNCPGIISPGQALAGITPATIAGPGPVGLVSKSGTLTYQMMFELRDFGFTTAIGIGGDPVIGTTHIDALEAFENDPETKAIVMIGEIGGDAEERAAEYIKAHVTKPVVGYVAGFTAPEGKTMGHAGAIVSGSSGTAQAKKEALEAAGVKVGKTPSETAALMREILQAL from the coding sequence ATGGCGATCTATCTCACCTCTGAATCCAAGGTCATCGTCCAGGGCATCACCGGCGGCGAGGGCACCAAGCACACCGCACTGATGCTGAAGTCCGGCACGAACGTCGTCGGCGGTGTCAACGCGCGCAAGGCCGGCACCACGGTCAAGCACGTCGACGCCGACGGCAACGACGTCGAGCTCCCCGTGTTCGCCTCGGTCGCCGAGGCGATCGAGAAGACCGGCGCCGACGTGTCGGTCGCGTTCGTCCCGCCGGCGTTCACGAAGGACGCCGTCGTCGAGGCGATCGACGCCGAGATCGGCCTGCTCGTGGTCATCACCGAGGGCGTGCCGGTCCAGGACACCGCGGAGTTCTGGGCCTACGCCCAGGGCAAGAAGACCCGCATCATCGGCCCGAACTGCCCCGGCATCATCAGCCCCGGGCAGGCGCTCGCCGGCATCACGCCGGCGACCATCGCGGGCCCCGGCCCGGTCGGCCTCGTGTCCAAGTCGGGCACGCTGACCTACCAGATGATGTTCGAGCTGCGTGACTTCGGCTTCACCACCGCCATCGGCATCGGCGGCGACCCGGTGATCGGCACGACGCACATCGACGCGCTCGAGGCGTTCGAGAACGACCCCGAGACCAAGGCGATCGTGATGATCGGCGAGATCGGCGGCGACGCCGAGGAGCGTGCGGCCGAGTACATCAAGGCGCACGTCACCAAGCCGGTCGTCGGCTACGTGGCGGGCTTCACCGCCCCCGAGGGCAAGACGATGGGCCACGCCGGCGCCATCGTCTCGGGCTCGTCGGGCACCGCCCAGGCGAAGAAGGAGGCCCTCGAGGCCGCCGGGGTCAAGGTCGGCAAGACGCCGTCCGAGACCGCCGCCCTGATGCGGGAGATCCTGCAGGCTCTCTGA
- the purN gene encoding phosphoribosylglycinamide formyltransferase: MHVTEPRPEPSRLVVLVSGSGTNLQALIDASADPAYGARIVAVGADRDGIEGLARAQRHGIPTFVDRVADHPDRAAWDVSLAETVASYEPDLVVLAGFMKLTGPAFLDRFGGRTVNTHPALSPSFPGMHGPRDALAHGVKVTGATLFVVDAGVDTGPIVAQVAVPVEDDDDVESLHERIKTSERAMLVEWVGRLAREPHSIDGRRIRFHPKEQS, encoded by the coding sequence CTGCACGTGACCGAGCCTCGTCCTGAGCCCTCCCGGCTCGTGGTGCTGGTCTCCGGATCCGGCACCAACCTGCAGGCCCTGATCGACGCCTCCGCCGACCCGGCGTACGGCGCCCGGATCGTCGCGGTCGGCGCCGACCGCGACGGCATCGAGGGTCTCGCCCGGGCGCAGCGGCACGGCATCCCCACCTTCGTCGACCGAGTGGCCGACCACCCCGACCGCGCGGCGTGGGACGTGTCCCTGGCCGAGACCGTGGCGTCGTACGAGCCGGACCTCGTGGTCCTGGCCGGCTTCATGAAGCTCACGGGGCCGGCGTTCCTCGACCGCTTCGGCGGGCGCACCGTCAACACGCACCCCGCCCTGTCCCCGTCGTTCCCGGGCATGCACGGCCCACGCGACGCGCTCGCCCACGGCGTCAAGGTCACCGGGGCCACCCTCTTCGTCGTCGACGCCGGCGTCGACACCGGGCCGATCGTGGCGCAGGTGGCCGTCCCGGTCGAGGACGACGACGACGTCGAGTCCCTGCACGAGCGCATCAAGACCTCCGAGCGAGCCATGCTGGTGGAGTGGGTCGGGCGCCTCGCCCGTGAGCCCCACTCGATCGACGGCCGACGCATCCGCTTCCACCCGAAGGAACAGTCATGA
- the sucC gene encoding ADP-forming succinate--CoA ligase subunit beta: MDLMEYQAKELFAKHNVATTLGTVVTTAEEAKAAAEQIGGVTVIKAQVKAGGRGKAGGVKIAKTADEAFEHASNILGMEIKGLTVNRVLVTPATPPVEEYYFSFLLDRANRSYLCIASVEGGVEIEEVAKTNPEAVRQIPVDAGTGVDEAKAREIVADAKFPAELAEQAVEMIQSLWKVFVEEDATLVEVNPLARLEGDKLEALDGKVSLDENADFRHPEHEAFVDNDATDALEVKAKSKGLNYVKLDGQVGIIGNGAGLVMSTLDVVAYAGEAHGGVKPANFLDIGGGASAQVMADGLDVILHDEQVKSVFVNVFGGITSCDAVANGIKGALEILGDEAKKPLVVRLDGNKVEEGRAILNELNHPLVTLVDTMDGAADKAAELANA, encoded by the coding sequence GTGGATCTGATGGAGTATCAGGCGAAGGAACTCTTCGCCAAGCACAACGTTGCGACGACCCTCGGCACCGTGGTCACCACGGCCGAGGAGGCCAAGGCCGCCGCCGAGCAGATCGGTGGCGTCACCGTCATCAAGGCGCAGGTCAAGGCCGGAGGCCGCGGCAAGGCCGGCGGCGTCAAGATCGCCAAGACCGCCGACGAGGCCTTCGAGCACGCCTCGAACATCCTCGGCATGGAGATCAAGGGCCTCACGGTCAACCGCGTGCTCGTCACGCCGGCCACGCCCCCCGTCGAGGAGTACTACTTCTCGTTCCTGCTCGACCGCGCGAACCGCAGCTACCTCTGCATCGCCAGCGTCGAGGGCGGCGTCGAGATCGAGGAGGTCGCCAAGACCAACCCCGAGGCCGTGCGCCAGATCCCCGTGGACGCCGGCACCGGCGTCGACGAGGCCAAGGCCCGCGAGATCGTCGCCGACGCCAAGTTCCCGGCCGAGCTGGCCGAGCAGGCCGTCGAGATGATCCAGTCCCTGTGGAAGGTCTTCGTCGAAGAGGACGCCACGCTGGTCGAGGTCAACCCCTTGGCGCGCCTGGAGGGCGACAAGCTGGAGGCCCTCGACGGCAAGGTCTCGCTCGACGAGAACGCCGACTTCCGCCACCCCGAGCACGAGGCGTTCGTGGACAACGACGCCACCGACGCGCTCGAGGTCAAGGCCAAGTCCAAGGGCCTGAACTACGTCAAGCTCGACGGCCAGGTCGGCATCATCGGCAACGGCGCCGGGCTCGTCATGAGCACGCTCGACGTCGTCGCGTACGCCGGCGAGGCCCACGGCGGCGTCAAGCCGGCCAACTTCCTGGACATCGGCGGCGGCGCCTCGGCGCAGGTCATGGCCGACGGTCTGGACGTCATCCTTCACGACGAGCAGGTCAAGAGCGTGTTCGTGAACGTCTTCGGCGGCATCACCTCGTGTGACGCGGTCGCGAACGGCATCAAGGGCGCGCTGGAGATCCTCGGCGACGAGGCCAAGAAGCCGCTCGTCGTGCGCCTGGACGGCAACAAGGTCGAGGAGGGCCGGGCGATCCTGAACGAACTGAACCACCCGCTGGTCACCCTCGTCGACACCATGGACGGTGCCGCCGACAAGGCCGCCGAGCTCGCGAACGCATAA
- a CDS encoding cell division protein PerM produces the protein MPESRAADQWRPAILTAVGTAVLSVLIAGAAASSTAVAGSTADLVRSAIRTWLVSMGATLTAGEQRLDLVPIGATIVVMVLVLVLTRLCLRTPVADPGAFGAMTGGVAGVLAGICSAATTTDATTTSFVRAAFGAFVVVGLPAAWGASRQAGVAWLGLAPRWIPVADGAATGVIGLLGGATVLTLVMLVLHLDRASDLWATLDPGGPVLLGALCLLALPTLVLWTTSVLLGPGFALGPDTSVDLAGSSLGAVPGFPPLAALPDPGPFGGWVVVLTLIPLAAGVAAGLVAHTRMPAKQRTWGRAAGDGALAGAVAGAVIGILVETARGGLGPGLLQSAGPPAWQSLLVAVPLLAAGGALGAIGAHYRSARDRASS, from the coding sequence GTGCCCGAGTCCCGTGCTGCCGATCAGTGGCGCCCGGCGATCCTCACCGCCGTCGGAACGGCGGTCCTCAGCGTCCTGATCGCCGGTGCCGCCGCCTCGTCGACGGCGGTCGCCGGCTCCACGGCCGACCTCGTCCGCTCGGCCATCCGCACGTGGCTGGTCTCGATGGGCGCCACGCTCACGGCGGGCGAGCAGCGGCTCGACCTCGTGCCGATCGGCGCCACGATCGTCGTGATGGTGCTGGTGCTGGTGCTCACCCGCCTCTGCCTGCGGACCCCCGTGGCCGACCCCGGCGCCTTCGGGGCGATGACCGGTGGCGTGGCCGGCGTCCTCGCCGGCATCTGCTCGGCCGCCACCACCACCGACGCGACCACCACGTCGTTCGTCCGCGCCGCGTTCGGCGCGTTCGTCGTCGTCGGACTGCCTGCGGCGTGGGGCGCCTCTCGCCAGGCGGGCGTCGCCTGGCTGGGCCTCGCGCCACGCTGGATCCCGGTCGCCGACGGCGCCGCCACCGGTGTGATCGGCCTGCTCGGCGGTGCCACCGTGCTCACGCTCGTCATGCTCGTGCTGCACCTCGACCGGGCCTCCGACCTGTGGGCCACGCTCGATCCGGGCGGCCCCGTGCTGCTGGGCGCCCTGTGCCTGCTGGCGCTGCCCACCCTCGTGCTGTGGACCACGTCGGTCCTGCTCGGACCCGGCTTCGCCCTCGGCCCGGACACCTCGGTCGACCTCGCGGGCTCGTCGCTCGGCGCCGTGCCCGGCTTCCCGCCCCTGGCGGCGCTGCCCGACCCCGGTCCCTTCGGCGGCTGGGTCGTCGTACTGACCCTGATCCCCCTCGCAGCGGGTGTGGCGGCCGGTCTGGTCGCCCACACCCGCATGCCCGCGAAGCAGCGCACGTGGGGCCGGGCCGCCGGCGACGGCGCCCTCGCCGGGGCGGTGGCGGGCGCCGTGATCGGCATCCTCGTCGAGACGGCGCGCGGGGGCCTGGGCCCGGGCCTGCTGCAGTCCGCCGGTCCGCCCGCCTGGCAGAGCCTGCTCGTCGCGGTTCCGCTGCTCGCGGCGGGCGGCGCCCTCGGCGCGATCGGCGCCCACTATCGTTCTGCACGTGACCGAGCCTCGTCCTGA
- a CDS encoding TetR/AcrR family transcriptional regulator, with amino-acid sequence MAPRAQLSQERSRQRREALLEAAVDLFVEGGSRAVTHRAVAAAAGLPAATTTYYFATIDELLREALNHHIERWLETVGKLADVDVAGLMSLITRDTSVQFASTVLAKRTPANSTRELAVILGAARDPQLREAAVRALTTGQHLLEDFLHKAGIADAEGLAEDLVALIAGVALRRSAGVNPEEEEPAKVVRALRNLVIGHLLEDETGTRMLEELRDRTLSGRSDASP; translated from the coding sequence ATGGCACCCAGGGCCCAGCTGTCGCAGGAGCGGAGCCGGCAGCGTCGCGAGGCCCTGCTGGAGGCCGCGGTCGACCTGTTCGTCGAGGGCGGCTCGCGTGCTGTCACGCACCGGGCGGTGGCCGCGGCGGCCGGGCTGCCGGCAGCCACCACGACCTACTACTTCGCCACGATCGACGAGCTGCTGCGCGAGGCCCTCAACCACCACATCGAGCGCTGGCTGGAGACGGTCGGGAAGCTCGCCGACGTCGACGTCGCCGGGCTGATGTCACTCATCACCCGCGACACGTCGGTGCAGTTCGCCTCCACCGTCCTGGCCAAGCGCACGCCGGCGAACTCCACCCGCGAGCTCGCGGTCATCCTGGGTGCCGCCCGCGACCCCCAGCTGCGCGAGGCGGCCGTCAGGGCGCTGACCACGGGGCAGCACCTGCTGGAGGACTTCCTGCACAAGGCCGGGATCGCCGACGCCGAGGGACTCGCCGAGGACCTCGTGGCCCTCATCGCCGGCGTCGCGCTGCGGCGCTCGGCCGGCGTCAACCCCGAGGAGGAGGAGCCCGCCAAGGTCGTGCGGGCGCTGCGCAACCTCGTCATCGGCCACCTCCTCGAGGACGAGACCGGCACACGGATGCTGGAGGAGCTGCGCGACCGCACGCTCAGTGGAAGAAGTGACGCGTCCCCGTGA
- a CDS encoding bifunctional methylenetetrahydrofolate dehydrogenase/methenyltetrahydrofolate cyclohydrolase: protein MTAQTLDGKAVAATIKSELRERVDALRARGITPGLGTILVGDDPASRWYVGAKHKDCAEIGIESIRIDMPADASQAEVEAAVDQLNDDPRCTLYIVQLPLPKGLDENAVIGRIDPAKDADGLHPTNLGWLVLGKPAPLPCTPRGILELLRRHDVEIAGRHAVVVGRGITVGRPMGLLLTRRSENATVTLCHTGTQDLAAEVRRADIVIAAAGVPGIITGDMVKPGAALLDVGVSRDDDGKIVGDLAPDVWETAGWVTPNPGGVGPMTRAMLLSNVVDFSEAVAEDAG, encoded by the coding sequence GTGACCGCCCAGACCCTCGACGGCAAGGCCGTCGCCGCCACCATCAAGTCCGAGCTCCGCGAGCGGGTCGACGCGCTGCGCGCCCGCGGCATCACCCCCGGGCTCGGGACCATCCTCGTCGGCGACGACCCGGCCAGCCGCTGGTACGTCGGCGCCAAGCACAAGGACTGCGCCGAGATCGGCATCGAGTCGATCCGCATCGACATGCCCGCCGATGCCAGCCAGGCCGAGGTCGAGGCCGCCGTCGACCAGCTCAACGACGACCCCCGGTGCACCCTCTACATCGTGCAGCTGCCGCTGCCGAAGGGCCTCGACGAGAACGCCGTGATCGGCCGCATCGACCCCGCGAAGGACGCCGACGGGCTGCACCCGACCAACCTCGGCTGGCTCGTGCTCGGCAAGCCCGCTCCCCTGCCCTGCACCCCGCGCGGCATCCTCGAGCTGCTGCGCCGCCACGACGTGGAGATCGCGGGCCGGCACGCGGTCGTCGTCGGCCGCGGCATCACCGTGGGCCGCCCGATGGGCCTGCTGCTGACCCGACGCAGCGAGAACGCCACCGTCACGCTGTGCCACACCGGCACGCAGGACCTGGCCGCCGAGGTGCGCCGCGCGGACATCGTCATCGCCGCCGCCGGCGTGCCGGGGATCATCACCGGCGACATGGTCAAGCCGGGCGCGGCACTGCTCGACGTGGGCGTCAGCCGCGACGACGACGGCAAGATCGTGGGCGACCTCGCGCCGGACGTGTGGGAGACCGCCGGCTGGGTCACCCCCAACCCCGGCGGCGTCGGACCCATGACCCGCGCGATGCTGCTCAGCAACGTGGTCGACTTCAGCGAGGCCGTCGCCGAGGACGCCGGGTGA
- a CDS encoding SigE family RNA polymerase sigma factor — MTRVDEFDAFYSSTQRVTLVTTYAKCGDREVAREATIEAYRHAWRQWSRVSSGDPASFARAEAWKGTALSRGTHPWRRKRTHDTDTALLAQLADLDQPSRRLISLMTIADVDLDEAAREVGVDDEAALELASRGFSRIEEGLGATIDEVVERMRALAVVTAGLDLPTAAEVRRSATRGARRNAVLLVAAALAVVLFGGALVAQGDATARQSALPDREKIGAESRDVVLDSHNIGTDDLLSSGEVAALRPDSSWTVEATDTDPANQTPYATCPTTRFADPDPLKVFVRAFTDDSDDRVAQAIEVSRSEEASEAAFDRLVSFYAGCEHPRTRLVDAYRVERPFGDFVILRLQSYRSPSRFITVGLAQSGALTSTLVHESPGTKRTDVRQFARVLNESISRVCADSGGDCSTRFTVTPALPPAVGKNPEFLGVVDLPPVRTIDSVWSASAPMPVTDQNPTATVCDDTKFTDPSVLSAQSRVFAIPEATELPDQFALTQTVARLKSPKAAKKLVDGVTKRLEKCADGDLPAEISDVKRVRGEDFTGTSWRVGLEVGKDEVVNYRMGIVRRGSDVTQVLFPPAGKYAISGGEFRTVLKRAGERLAHAPE; from the coding sequence ATGACTCGGGTCGACGAGTTCGACGCCTTCTACTCCTCGACGCAGCGCGTGACCCTGGTCACGACGTATGCGAAGTGCGGCGACCGCGAGGTCGCTCGCGAGGCCACGATCGAGGCGTACCGCCATGCCTGGCGGCAGTGGTCGCGCGTGTCGTCCGGCGACCCGGCGTCGTTCGCGCGGGCCGAGGCCTGGAAGGGCACCGCCCTCAGCCGCGGCACCCACCCGTGGCGCCGCAAGCGGACGCACGACACCGACACGGCGCTGCTCGCGCAGCTGGCCGACCTCGACCAGCCGTCGCGCCGGCTCATCAGCCTGATGACGATCGCCGACGTCGACCTCGACGAGGCCGCCCGCGAGGTGGGCGTCGATGACGAGGCCGCACTGGAGCTCGCCTCCCGCGGCTTCAGCCGGATCGAGGAGGGCCTCGGCGCGACCATCGACGAGGTGGTCGAGCGGATGCGAGCCCTGGCGGTCGTCACCGCCGGCCTCGACCTGCCCACGGCCGCCGAGGTGCGACGCTCCGCCACGCGGGGCGCCCGCCGCAACGCCGTGCTCCTGGTCGCCGCTGCGCTCGCGGTGGTGCTGTTCGGCGGTGCGCTGGTCGCCCAGGGCGACGCCACCGCCCGCCAGTCGGCCCTGCCCGACCGCGAGAAGATCGGTGCCGAGTCGCGCGACGTCGTCCTGGACTCCCACAACATCGGCACCGATGACCTCCTGTCCTCGGGCGAGGTCGCGGCCCTGCGCCCCGACTCGTCCTGGACGGTCGAGGCGACCGACACCGACCCGGCGAACCAGACCCCCTACGCGACGTGTCCCACCACGCGCTTCGCCGATCCCGACCCGCTCAAGGTGTTCGTCCGCGCGTTCACCGACGACTCCGACGACCGCGTCGCCCAGGCGATCGAGGTCTCGCGCTCGGAGGAGGCCTCCGAGGCCGCGTTCGACCGCCTCGTGTCGTTCTACGCGGGCTGCGAGCACCCGCGCACGCGCCTCGTCGACGCCTACCGGGTGGAGCGGCCGTTCGGCGACTTCGTCATCCTGCGGCTGCAGTCGTACCGCTCGCCGAGCCGGTTCATCACCGTGGGCCTGGCCCAGTCCGGTGCGCTCACCAGCACGCTCGTGCACGAGTCGCCGGGGACGAAGCGCACCGACGTCCGCCAGTTCGCGCGCGTCCTGAACGAGTCGATCAGCCGCGTCTGCGCCGACTCCGGCGGCGACTGCTCCACTCGCTTCACGGTGACGCCCGCGCTGCCGCCCGCCGTGGGCAAGAACCCCGAGTTCCTCGGCGTCGTCGACCTGCCGCCCGTGCGGACCATCGACAGCGTCTGGAGCGCCAGCGCACCGATGCCGGTCACCGACCAGAACCCCACCGCCACGGTGTGCGACGACACGAAGTTCACCGATCCCTCGGTGCTGTCGGCCCAGTCGCGCGTCTTCGCGATCCCCGAGGCGACCGAGCTGCCCGACCAGTTCGCGCTCACCCAGACCGTCGCGCGGCTGAAGTCGCCCAAGGCGGCCAAGAAGCTCGTCGACGGCGTCACCAAGCGCCTCGAGAAGTGCGCCGACGGCGACCTCCCGGCCGAGATCAGCGACGTCAAGCGCGTCCGTGGTGAGGACTTCACCGGCACCTCGTGGCGGGTGGGCCTCGAGGTCGGCAAGGACGAGGTCGTCAACTACCGGATGGGCATCGTGCGCCGCGGCTCCGACGTCACCCAGGTCCTCTTCCCGCCGGCCGGCAAGTACGCCATCTCCGGTGGTGAGTTCCGCACCGTCCTCAAGCGCGCGGGCGAGCGCCTGGCGCACGCGCCGGAGTGA
- the purH gene encoding bifunctional phosphoribosylaminoimidazolecarboxamide formyltransferase/IMP cyclohydrolase has translation MTDTRPIKRALVSVYDKTGLAELATALHAAGVSIVSTGSTAKTIEAAGVPVTPVEELTGFPECLDGRVKTLHPRVHAGILADLRLPDHERQLRELEIEPFDLVVVNLYPFRETVASGATPDEVVEQIDIGGPSMVRAAAKNHPSVAVVVSPAAYADVAAAVSAGGFTLEQRKRLAGQAFAHTAAYDVAVASWFSSSYAPADDEQFPAFLGATWERSAVLRYGENPHQPAALYTGDQPGLAGAEQLHGKEMSFNNYLDTDAARRAAFTHDKPAVAIIKHANPCGIAVGADIAQAHARAHACDPVSAFGGVIAANRPVTVEMARQVAEVFTEVIVAPGYEDGAVEVLQGKKNIRILRCPAPTHEIPVEFRPVSGGLLLQERDRVDAPGDDPTTWTLAAGEPADADTFADLVFAWRACKAVKSNAILLAKDGASVGVGMGQVNRVDSCRLAVERAGEERARGAVAASDAFFPFSDGPQILIDAGVRAIVQPGGSVRDAETVAAAAAAGVTMYVTGTRHFFH, from the coding sequence ATGACTGACACCCGTCCCATCAAGCGCGCCCTCGTCTCGGTCTACGACAAGACCGGGCTGGCCGAGCTGGCCACCGCCCTGCACGCCGCGGGCGTCTCGATCGTGTCCACGGGTTCCACCGCGAAGACGATCGAGGCCGCCGGCGTCCCCGTGACCCCGGTCGAGGAGCTCACCGGCTTCCCGGAGTGCCTCGACGGCCGGGTCAAGACCCTGCACCCGCGCGTGCACGCCGGCATCCTCGCCGACCTGCGCCTGCCCGACCACGAGCGCCAGCTGCGCGAGCTCGAGATCGAGCCCTTCGACCTCGTCGTGGTCAACCTCTACCCGTTCCGCGAGACCGTCGCGTCGGGCGCGACGCCCGACGAGGTCGTCGAGCAGATCGACATCGGCGGGCCTTCCATGGTGCGCGCCGCGGCGAAGAACCACCCCTCGGTCGCGGTGGTCGTCTCCCCCGCCGCCTACGCCGACGTCGCCGCCGCGGTCTCCGCGGGCGGCTTCACGCTGGAGCAGCGCAAGCGGCTCGCGGGCCAGGCGTTCGCGCACACGGCGGCCTACGACGTCGCCGTCGCCTCGTGGTTCTCCTCGTCCTACGCCCCCGCCGACGACGAGCAGTTCCCGGCGTTCCTCGGTGCCACGTGGGAGCGCTCGGCGGTGCTGCGCTACGGCGAGAACCCGCACCAGCCGGCAGCGCTCTACACCGGGGACCAGCCCGGCCTCGCCGGTGCCGAGCAGCTGCACGGCAAGGAGATGTCGTTCAACAACTACCTCGACACCGACGCCGCACGCCGCGCCGCGTTCACGCACGACAAGCCCGCCGTGGCGATCATCAAGCACGCCAACCCCTGCGGCATCGCCGTGGGCGCCGACATCGCCCAGGCCCACGCCCGCGCGCACGCGTGCGACCCGGTCTCGGCATTCGGTGGCGTCATCGCGGCCAACCGTCCGGTCACCGTCGAGATGGCCCGGCAGGTGGCCGAGGTGTTCACCGAGGTGATCGTCGCCCCCGGCTACGAGGACGGCGCCGTCGAGGTGCTCCAGGGCAAGAAGAACATCCGCATCCTGCGCTGCCCCGCCCCCACGCACGAGATCCCCGTGGAGTTCCGGCCCGTCAGCGGCGGCCTGCTCCTGCAGGAGCGCGATCGCGTCGACGCCCCCGGCGACGACCCCACGACGTGGACCCTCGCCGCGGGCGAGCCGGCCGATGCCGACACGTTCGCCGACCTCGTCTTCGCGTGGCGCGCCTGCAAGGCCGTGAAGTCCAACGCCATCCTGCTGGCCAAGGACGGCGCCTCGGTGGGCGTCGGCATGGGCCAGGTCAACCGGGTCGACTCGTGCCGCCTCGCGGTGGAGCGGGCCGGCGAGGAGCGGGCGCGTGGCGCGGTGGCCGCGTCGGACGCCTTCTTCCCGTTCTCCGACGGGCCTCAGATCCTCATCGACGCGGGCGTCCGTGCGATCGTGCAGCCGGGCGGGTCGGTGCGTGACGCCGAGACCGTGGCCGCGGCCGCGGCTGCCGGCGTCACGATGTACGTCACGGGGACGCGTCACTTCTTCCACTGA
- a CDS encoding M23 family metallopeptidase: protein MAEFDRSRASGRSTPDANEAPRTVGSRRASRPVEQDSDSTVVMKALSPQSTTQTYSVGRRAKQPTPVAGSRHAHAPVAAEPATALPEPVATVPAEDTIVFPAIGSIPEGRIPGARRARRAAAATGRTRLLAGVAAVVIAAVGSISVTSPGLLAGADAALAKNYVGANATNAVDVSRSYDRELAIQKPMQAQQVQKALAQQKAGYEKAAEKRKDEIIRNQWVIPVVGYRLTARFGQGGGYWSSGRHTGLDFAGPSGSTIVSMAAGTVTSTGYEGAYGNRTIITLADGTEVWYCHQSSVSVSVGQQVAPGDVIGATGSTGNVTGPHLHLEVHPGGGGPADPYAALVAHGVTP, encoded by the coding sequence ATGGCCGAATTCGATCGCTCCCGAGCGAGCGGTCGGTCGACCCCGGATGCCAACGAAGCACCCCGGACCGTCGGCTCGCGGCGCGCCTCGCGCCCCGTCGAGCAGGACTCCGACTCGACCGTCGTCATGAAGGCGCTCAGCCCTCAGTCGACCACCCAGACCTACAGCGTCGGCCGACGCGCGAAGCAGCCCACCCCGGTGGCCGGCTCCCGCCACGCGCACGCCCCCGTCGCCGCCGAGCCCGCCACCGCGCTGCCCGAGCCCGTGGCCACCGTGCCGGCCGAGGACACGATCGTGTTCCCCGCGATCGGCTCCATCCCCGAGGGCCGCATCCCCGGCGCGCGTCGTGCGCGCCGCGCCGCCGCCGCCACCGGCCGCACCCGGCTCCTCGCCGGTGTCGCCGCCGTCGTGATCGCGGCCGTCGGCTCGATCAGCGTCACCTCGCCCGGCCTGCTCGCCGGTGCCGACGCGGCCCTGGCCAAGAACTACGTCGGGGCGAACGCCACCAACGCGGTGGACGTCTCCCGCAGCTACGACCGCGAGCTCGCGATCCAGAAGCCGATGCAGGCCCAGCAGGTCCAGAAGGCTCTCGCGCAGCAGAAGGCGGGCTACGAGAAGGCCGCCGAGAAGCGCAAGGACGAGATCATCCGCAACCAGTGGGTCATCCCCGTGGTCGGCTACCGCCTCACGGCGCGCTTCGGCCAGGGCGGCGGCTACTGGAGCAGCGGCCGTCACACCGGTCTCGACTTCGCCGGCCCGTCGGGCTCGACGATCGTCTCGATGGCGGCCGGCACGGTCACCTCGACCGGCTACGAGGGCGCCTACGGCAACCGCACGATCATCACCCTCGCCGACGGCACCGAGGTCTGGTACTGCCACCAGAGCTCGGTCTCGGTCAGCGTCGGCCAGCAGGTCGCGCCGGGTGACGTCATCGGCGCCACCGGCTCCACCGGCAACGTGACCGGCCCGCACCTGCACCTCGAGGTGCACCCCGGCGGCGGCGGCCCGGCCGACCCGTACGCGGCGCTCGTCGCGCACGGCGTCACCCCCTGA
- a CDS encoding DUF3017 domain-containing protein, with amino-acid sequence MKLPRSYGSRIYLLHLVAVAVGLGLIAVGPWRVGVLVIGASFLVAAAFRMVVPLDHTGMLRVRGKLFDVTWMGFLGASLVVLALIVPS; translated from the coding sequence GTGAAGCTCCCCCGCAGCTACGGGTCGCGGATCTACCTGCTGCACCTCGTGGCGGTCGCGGTGGGCCTGGGCCTCATCGCCGTGGGCCCGTGGCGCGTGGGCGTGCTGGTCATCGGCGCCTCGTTCCTCGTCGCGGCGGCATTCCGGATGGTGGTGCCGCTCGACCACACGGGCATGCTGCGCGTGCGCGGCAAGCTGTTCGACGTCACGTGGATGGGCTTCCTGGGCGCCTCCCTCGTGGTGCTGGCGCTCATCGTCCCCAGCTGA